The genomic interval TAAGGAGATCCTCGCAATTTTTCGCAACCTGCATGAGCAAGGCAAAACAATCGTTATGGTCACGCATGATATGAAAGTCGCAGAACAGGCCCAACGAGTAGTGACATTACGAGGTGGGCGACTTGAAAGTGGCATGGGATTTGGTGCGAGTGACGAATATGCGTGAAAACTTGATTGAAGTACTGAGAAATTTGAAGCGGTGTCCACTTGAGAGTGTATTGGCCGTTGTCGGGATATGCTTTGGCGTGGGTGGTATATTCCTTCTTTCTTCCATAGGTGCAGGGGTGCGGCAATCTATTGACTCAGAGGTCGCAGCGATCGGACCAGGCATTATGAGCGTTCAAGCTTCCGTGGCTACACAAAATCTCATTCGGGAAAGCGATGTACAAGCGATTGCAAAGACGCTTGGGAGTCAAGCGGTTGTTTCGCCAGTGGTCGAATCGTCTGTTACTATGCATGGACGCAATGGAGATGTATCTGGTTATGCTATCGGTGTTGACAGTGAATTCCCGGACATTGAGAGTCTTACACTCTTGAAAGGCCACTTTTTTACGGCGATTGACAATGCAGAAAGCAGGAGCGTTTGTTTGATTAACACATATTTAGTAAATCAATTGTTTGGAGGAGAAAATCCGGTTGGAAAGCAGGTCCTTGTGAACAATATACCGTTAACGATTGAAGGTACATTTGAAGTTTCAAATAACGTTTCAGCTGCAGCAAATATAGGTGAAGTACTACTGCCTATTAGTACCTATTTGAATAATTTTACTTCGGAAGATTCTATCACAGAAATTCTGTTGAAAGCGAATCGTGTACAAGACATTCGCCTCATTGAAAATGAAGTCCTAACTCAATTACTCCGTGATCACCAGTGGACAATCCCTCTGTCTGATTATAGCGTTTTTACGCAGGATAACCTTATATCGTCATCCAATTCGTTAAAGCATCTATTCAGCATATTCGTCTGGGTTGCTGATTTTGTCTCGTTTGTTGTTGGGGGAATCGGAATCATGAACGTCATGCTGATGGCTGTGTCGGATCGACACAAAGAAATCGGTATTTACTTATCTTTTGGTGCAACCCGTCGATTTATTATTCAACACTTTCTCTTAGAATCGTCTATGCTGAGTCTGGTCGGTACAGTGTTTGGTATCCTACTGGGAACAATGACAGGTATGCTTTTAATGATGAAAGGCATCCCTATTAGTTTCAATGTGTGGGTCTATACTGAAGATATCGGGGTCGGGGTGTTAATCGGTACTCTCTTTGGTCTTTATCCGAGCTTACGAGCTGCAACAATGACTCCAGGAGTAGCTTTGCGTCACTGATTCTGAGTCTCGAGTTTATACCAATTCAAGGGAATGAACTATATTCACCCTCTTGGTGCTGTGCGAACGGGATTTGGCGAAGCCTTACGGGAGGGTCGCCGTATTGAACGAGAGCTCTGAAAAAGTGGGGAATTTCGCGAGATCAGGGGAGCCAATCAGAAATCCGTGTGGTCGAATACCTGTGGTTGAAGGCCGAATGAGGGGTCTGGTTCGTATTTCCTTCGATTTGTTCCGTTGACCATCCTTAGCTCAAGTTTGACAGTAAGACGCCTCATCCGAAGGTCCGAACCGCGCTACAGCGCGGTTTTTTCGCCGTTTAGGGGCGATTTGTTTGCGAAAATGTAGGTCAAACTTTTTGTGCATAATCGTTGCTATATTGGTATGTATGCTTTATCGTTGTGGATATAAATTCTCGCGGCGGTGATCCTCTTGTTCGCGCAAATTGTATCCACAAAGAAGCCCGACGGTAAGACCTACAAGTATCTCCACATCGTTGAGTCCTACCGTGAAGGTCGGACGGTCAAGAAGCGGCGTGTCGCAAGCCTAGGCAACATCAGTCAATATTCTGAGCGCGAAATCGAACAGATTATCCGGACCCTCGAGTCTCTCCTACAACATCGCACCACCGGTTCGCTCGAGGACTTCGAGGCCCAGCAGGTACTCCATTTCGGCGTTCCGTATGTGGTGCAATTTTTGTGGAACCAACTCGGGCTCACCGAGGCCATTCGTGACGCCCTGCGTGCCCGCGAGGTCACCTTTGATGTCGCGCGGTACGTCCAAGCCATGGTCATTCATCGGCTCGTCGATCCCTCGAGTAAGCTTCGCCTCTTTCACACGCTGGACGATCTCTATCTTCCCGACTGGGGCGGGGAGCCGTGGCAGCTTCAGCACTTCTATCGAGCGCTCTGTCAACAGCGGGTTAAAACTCCCCAAAAAAATCGCGCTCGATTCCCCAAAAACAGCGGATTCGATTCCCCAAAATCATCGCGATTCGTTCCCCACACATACGTTCGTTTCGTCTCTTGTTCCCGAGAATGCGTGCGTAACGCCAGCTCGTAGCTTGTCTTTCATCCGGTAACTGTTGCCGCGGATATTCACGGTCGTGGCGTGGTGCAGCAAGCGGTCGAGCAACGCGGCGGCCAGGACCTGATCGCCGAAGAGCGTTCCCCAGTTCGTGAAACTCGTGTTGGACGTAATGATCAACGACCCTCGCTCGTACCTCTCCGATACCAGCCGGAAAAAGTTCGCGGCGTCGAGCGCGTCGAGAGGCAAGTAGCCGACCTCATCGCAGATGAGAATCTTGGGTTGCGTATAGACCCGAAGGCGCCTGTCCAGTCGCCCTTCTTGGTAGGCTCGACGCAAATCGCTCACGAGCTTCTGCATCGTGACGAAGTAGACGCTCATCCGCTGGCGAATCGCCTCCATGCCTAGGGCCACCGCCAAATGCGTCTTTCCCACTCCCGGCGGCCCCAGGAAGATCACGTTTCCACATTCTTGGACAAACGTCAGCGTTGCGAGCTCTCGGATTTGGCGCTCATCCACAGACGGCTGGAACGAGAAGTCGAAGTCGGCGAGCGTCTTGTGGAACGGAAAGTTCGCCAAGCGCAGCCGAGCCTGCATGGCCCGGCTGTGCCGTTCCTCCTGTTCAGCCTCCAGCAAACGCTGGAGAAATGCGACATAGGTCGCCTCTTGCCCGGCGGCCCACTCCACGCACGCCGGCAAGACGGCAGCAGCTCGCTTCAAGCCCAGGTCCAACAGTTGTTCTTCGACCTGAGCTACCAGTAACGCTTCGCTTATTGCACATGACCTCCCATCGCGATCTGTTCATAGACCGTAAGTTCGCGCTGCTCCACGTCCGGGTCGACTTGCCATCCCGCTGTCTTATCCCGCGTCGGATTCGCGCTATCTCGAGGGATGTTCTTGTAATGCTCGGGATCCGTGGAGATTTGATGCTTGCCGGACAGCACGCGATGTTCCGCGATCACCTGTCCGCCGTATTCGATTTGCAGGCGGCCAGACTCGAACTCCCGAACCAGGACCGTGTGGCCCACGTACCGCCAGGGAACGGTGTACAAGTTCGTATTCCAGGAAACCCGGCAGTCACTCATCACCTTCCGAAGGCCTGCACATGCCAACACATATGGGGTGGCCGGTAGCGGTTGCAGCTTCTCAGCTTGAAACCGCACGATGGGCTGTTCGTGCGTCGTCCCGTGGATGCGGACGTTGGCCACGTGATCGCGCCACCATGCGACCTGTCGGTTCAAGTCCTCATCGTCCACAAAGGCAACGTTAGAGCCCACATTTCGCGCCGCGCGACAGAAACTTAGCTGGAAACTCGAGCGAGGTAGCCATCTGAGCGTCCGACGACTGTGGGACTGGAAGGGTGTGGGCTATCGAAAGCGCGATCTTTTTGAGAAATGTTCAGTTTTGGAAACCCTGTGCACACGGACCCAAACGTTGATCAAGCCGTTTTTTGCGCTTCCGTGTAGATGCTCAGGTCCATGTTCAGCAGCTTAAGAACCCTCATGATCTGAGGATTATGAGGCGTTGCAGGTACTCGCTGCCACGTGTCGCCGACCTGCATGTGCACGGTCGTCACTCCATCCAGCATCTCGAGGATGGCCAACCCTGTTGGACGAAAACTCTTTCGATTGCCTGGCAGCATGAGCGGTTCCGTTTCCCGCTTCATCTTCTCTCGGATGAGATATTCCAATACGCTATACAAGAGCAGGGATAACAGCATGACGAAACCGAACGCTTTCACCCGTGTCGGCTTATGCAGGTAGATGGGACCCACGTGATACGGGCTTTTCAGATACCGAAAACGCGCCTCCACCTCGTGTTGTTCCTTATACAGGCGGAGGATCTGTTCATCTGACACACGCTGATCATCGCGGATGTCGGTGATGAGCACAAACGTCGCTTCCTTCTCTCGCCACTGCTGAACCCGCTCCTCAGAAGGCGGTAAGATCGCCACTTCCACACGGTACTGTGTATGCACCGGCGGTGGCGGGTCATCTTTGCGCGGGCGACCGCGGCGCGCGCGTTTTGCCTGCACCTGCTCGGCACATATGCGGGCGGAGATGGGATGCAAAGTGGCACGGTGTTCGTGCATGAAGGTCTGCATGGCCATCTGCGCATCTTGTTCACAACTGTAGACGTTTTGGCTCATCGCCTTGGCCGCTTTCTCCAGCGCAGCCTTCTCACGCTTGAGCACCTCTTTGAGCTTACGCTCCTTCCGGGTATCCAGGCTGGAGGAGCGCACCACGACGAATCGATACGTTCGCCCGTACAGCGTGCGACGGAAGGCCTGGATCCTGTAATGGGCGCTGTCTTCCGCCTCAGCGAGCCGACCGACTTCTTTCCAGCTGTTTTCTTTCTCCCATGCCGCTCTCTTCAGGTCCTCGGACAGCTTATACGTCCCCGGCAGTCGTGAGATGAAATGGAAGTCTTCCTCCGCCAAAAGCTCAAGGTTGTCCTTCGTCACCAACGCCGCGTCCGCGACGTAGACGCTTCTCTTTCGCGTCTCCTCATCGAGCTGGCTCAGGAGTTGCTGGATGTTCTCGAAATTCCATGTGTGATCGTCCAAGTTCCCAGGGTTGACGTTCGCGCATAGCCCCAGACCATGGACGGTGCAAAGTCCAAACACAATTTGCTTGAGATCAGGCCGGTGGTCCTTGGAGAATCCCCGGTCAATGCGAAACGCTGTTTGGTCCAGGTACTCGCCTGTCATAGAGAGCGACGTGGTATCCGCATGGATGGGGATGAGTTCGTTGGAATCGCTGAGCACCCGGAGTCTGCGTAGCGTGTGGAGGGCGATACGCGCGTATAATGCCTCGAGACCTGCGTCGTACAAGGCATCCAGAGCCCGGGCCAAAGCGTCATCATGGAGATCGTCTGCGGAGACGCCGCTTCCAAGCAGGACTTCCACATCCCGTTGCGCGTAGAACTCCTCCACCCGGTAGAGGGCTTCGCGATTCGTGCCGATATTAACCAGCAACGCCTTGGTACGCAGCCCGACGGACAGTTTGCTATCCGGACGTGGCACGAACTCGTCGATAATCTCTACCCACTTCAACTCGTCGATCAGTCTGGCTAAAACGGGCGCAGGCCCCATGACATACGAGCGAACTGGACCGAACAACTGGAAAGCCTCCCGCACGAAGATACGACGGGCTATCCAATTCCACGTGTGGAATCAAAATTCCTGTCGAAAATGAACACAAGCCCGAAAAACGGGCGCGAAATGTGGGTTAGAGTCTCAAGTGGTGGTGTAAAATTCGTCGTCTCCAATTGACGAAGAAGCCACCGTGCGTGTCTACTAAGTGTGACCAACACCAAAAGTAGGAGGCACGCAACGATGGCTTCGCTCAATAGCTTCGCAGTTCTCGAATGGATTCGCAAGATGCAAGACGTGGATCAGATCGATTTTTTACGGGAATTGATGCAACTCGTGACGCAGTTCCTCATCGATGCGGAAGCCGCAGAGAAAATCGGTGCCGAGCGCTATGAGCGGACGGAGAGCCGTGTCACACAACGAAACGGCTATCGTTCAAGGGCCTGGGACACGCGCCTCGGGACGGTCGATTTGAAGATTCCAAAGCTCCGTCAGGGCAGCTTCTTCCCTTCCATTCTGGAGCCCAGGCGTCGAGCGGAACAAGCGCTGGCTTCTGTGATCCAGGAAGCGTACGTGAAGGGCGTGAGCACCCGCAAGGTCGATGACCTGGTGCGAGCGTTGGGCCTGGATGGCATTAGCAAAAGCGAGGTGTCTCGCCTCTGCCAGCTCATCGATGAAGAGGTTCGCCAGTTCAAGGAGCGGCCGCTCGAGCGTGAGTATCCGTACGTGTGGCTGGATGCCACGTTCCCGAAGGTGCGGGAGGGCGGCCGCGTGCAGAGCATGGCGCTGGTCATCGCCATTGGCGTCACGGACACCGGAGAGCGCGAAGTACTCGGATTCGATGTCGGAACGAGCGAGGACGGCGCGTTCTGGTCGGACTTTCTGCGCAGCCTGAAGGCGCGAGGTCTTCGGGGCGTGCGTCTGGTGGTGAGCGATGCGCACGCAGGCTTGCGCCAGGCCATTTCGGAAGTGCTGACGGGCGCGACGTGGCAACGCTGCAAAGTGCACACGATTCGGAACGTGTTGAGCCAAGTGCCGAAGAGGGAGCAGTCGATGGTGGCCTCGATCATCCGGACGATCTTCACCCAGCCCACGCAAGAAGCGGCCCGCGAGCAGCTTCGCCGAGTGGTCGCGGAACTCCGGGGGCGTTTCCCGAAGGCGATGGACATTTTGGAGGCAGCAGAGGAGGACGTGCTGGCGTTTATGGCGCTACCCATCGAGCACTGGCGGCAGATCTGCTCGACCAACCCGCTCGAGCGGCTCAATCGAGAGATGCGTCGGCGGATGGACGTCGTGGGGATTTTCCCGAATCGAGCATCGGTAGTGCGCCTCGCTGGAGCGATTTTGCAAGAGCAGCACGAAGAATGGCTGGTGTCGCGGCGATATTTCAGCCTGGAGTCGATGGCGAAACTCAAGCCCAACCGTCCGCTCCTCGCAGCCGAGGCGATGTTGCAAAAATAACGTGTGGGAAGGGGCGTGCGAGCATGGCAGACCAAGGCTTTGTCCCCTAATGGCTTGGAATCGACCGGCGAGCGCGACGTCAAGGGCGTCCAGAGGACGAGCGAAGCGTCCCTTGACAGAGCGTGAAGACGGTCGATATCGCCCGGAACGGGACAAAGCCGACCGATGTCACACAGTAGACACAAACGGTGAATTTACACCTCTTGACGGGACACTACCAAGGCAACTGGCCAGAAGCTGTCCCGGATATAGCGAATAGGCCGTTCTACCTTGCCCTTGGTGCGGCTCCGGCGAGGCCGACATGCCTTGGGCACGAATCCGTAGAACTTGGCAAAGTCGAGATAAGCCGGTTGCCAGTCGACATGGCCTTGACCGTCATTGGCGACCACCAAAGGTGAACAGTTGTCGCTGAGCATGACGCGCGGCACACCGCCAAAGAACTCCAGGTCGTTGCGAAGGGCCTGAAGGATGTGCAGCTGGTCTGCCGCTTTGATAAACTCAACGTAGAGCATGCGGGAGTAGGCGAGTACCATGGCGAAGGCCCAAATCGTTCGTCGCTGACCGTGCGAATCGTAGTAGAGGAAGGCCCCCAAATCGATCTGGGCTTGTTCACCAGGATCCGACTCAAATCGCTCGGTGGCCTTGGCAGAGACCACCGGGCGAAGTGGCTTCATGAACTCACGGAGGACGGTGATACCGCCGGTATAGCCCTGCTCCCGAATCTCTCGCAGAATTCGTTCAGCGTTGAAACACCAAGTTGCATACGCTGCTTCACGTAATCCTTGTAGGGCTCCAGCTTGGAACCTTTCTTTCGCTCCCCACGCGACGCTCTTTCGCCCTGCTTCTCCTCCAGCGATGAATTCAGCGCGCTGCGAATGGTCTTACGGTCATAGCCGAATCTTCTGGCCAGTTCCGAGATGCTGACGCCAGCCTCGTAGAGTTGCCTGATCTCCATCCTCTCGTCCTCCCTCATGACGGGCACCTCCCATGAACGGATGACAGGTGCCACGATTCGACATGGGGGTGGGGAATTCATCCCGATGATTTTGAGGAATTGAGGCCGATGATCTTGGGGAATTCTCATCCGATGTTATTGGGGATTTTACAACCGATGTTGACAAACGTCATTCTGCAAAAGGCTCATATTGAGAAGTCGGCCGGTTGAAGTGTGTCACATAAGGCGATATTGATTCGTCTCTAATGTTGTAGTGAGAGCACCGAATGCCGCATGCTAATTCGGAATTCATTAACCGAACGCAACTTGCGTGGGAAAATGGGAACGGGTGGATGATGGGGGTTCGACATGATCAGCAGACGAATGTCTATGGTGATGATCTCTTTAGCCCTTGTAAACAGCCTCGCAACCGGATGCGGTGCGAACACGACATTTCATGTTTCGATGAATACAGGTATGGGGCATAAAGGGACCACATCTTCTTCGGTCGTAACTCCAAACGCGTCCAATTCGACGGGACTCAAAATCAAGTCTTTTGCATGGTGGTAGTGTCCCGTCAAGAGGTGTAAATTCACCGTTTGTGTCTACTGTGTGACATCGGTCGGCTTTGTCCCGTTCGGGGCGATATCGACCGTCTTCACGCGCTGTCAAGGGACGCTTCACTCGTCCTTCGGACGCCCTTGACAGCGCGCTCGCCGGTCGATTCCAAGCCATTAGGGGACAAAGCCTTGGTCTGCGAGCATGCTCGCACGCCCCTTCCCACACGTTATTTTTGCAACATCGCCTCGGCTGCGAGGAACGGACGGTTGGGCTTGAGTTTCGCCATCGACTCCAGGCTGAAATATCGCCGCGACACCAGCCACTCTTCGTGCTGCTCTTGCAAAATCGCTCCAGCGAGGCGCACTACCGATGCTCGATTCGGGAAAATCCCCACGACGTCCATCCGCCGACGCATCTCTCGATTGAGCCGCTCGAGCGGGTTGGTCGAGCAGATCTGCCGCCAGTGCTCGATAGGTAGCGCCATAAAGGCCAGCACGTCCTCCTCTGCTGCCTCCAAAATGTCCATCGCCTTCGGGAAACGCCCCCG from Alicyclobacillus acidocaldarius subsp. acidocaldarius DSM 446 carries:
- a CDS encoding DDE-type integrase/transposase/recombinase: MLREIREQGYTGGITVLREFMKPLRPVVSAKATERFESDPGEQAQIDLGAFLYYDSHGQRRTIWAFAMVLAYSRMLYVEFIKAADQLHILQALRNDLEFFGGVPRVMLSDNCSPLVVANDGQGHVDWQPAYLDFAKFYGFVPKACRPRRSRTKGKVERPIRYIRDSFWPVALVVSRQEV
- a CDS encoding Mu transposase domain-containing protein; amino-acid sequence: MNRQVAWWRDHVANVRIHGTTHEQPIVRFQAEKLQPLPATPYVLACAGLRKVMSDCRVSWNTNLYTVPWRYVGHTVLVREFESGRLQIEYGGQVIAEHRVLSGKHQISTDPEHYKNIPRDSANPTRDKTAGWQVDPDVEQRELTVYEQIAMGGHVQ
- a CDS encoding IS256 family transposase — its product is MASLNSFAVLEWIRKMQDVDQIDFLRELMQLVTQFLIDAEAAEKIGAERYERTESRVTQRNGYRSRAWDTRLGTVDLKIPKLRQGSFFPSILEPRRRAEQALASVIQEAYVKGVSTRKVDDLVRALGLDGISKSEVSRLCQLIDEEVRQFKERPLEREYPYVWLDATFPKVREGGRVQSMALVIAIGVTDTGEREVLGFDVGTSEDGAFWSDFLRSLKARGLRGVRLVVSDAHAGLRQAISEVLTGATWQRCKVHTIRNVLSQVPKREQSMVASIIRTIFTQPTQEAAREQLRRVVAELRGRFPKAMDILEAAEEDVLAFMALPIEHWRQICSTNPLERLNREMRRRMDVVGIFPNRASVVRLAGAILQEQHEEWLVSRRYFSLESMAKLKPNRPLLAAEAMLQK
- a CDS encoding ABC transporter permease; this translates as MAWDLVRVTNMRENLIEVLRNLKRCPLESVLAVVGICFGVGGIFLLSSIGAGVRQSIDSEVAAIGPGIMSVQASVATQNLIRESDVQAIAKTLGSQAVVSPVVESSVTMHGRNGDVSGYAIGVDSEFPDIESLTLLKGHFFTAIDNAESRSVCLINTYLVNQLFGGENPVGKQVLVNNIPLTIEGTFEVSNNVSAAANIGEVLLPISTYLNNFTSEDSITEILLKANRVQDIRLIENEVLTQLLRDHQWTIPLSDYSVFTQDNLISSSNSLKHLFSIFVWVADFVSFVVGGIGIMNVMLMAVSDRHKEIGIYLSFGATRRFIIQHFLLESSMLSLVGTVFGILLGTMTGMLLMMKGIPISFNVWVYTEDIGVGVLIGTLFGLYPSLRAATMTPGVALRH
- a CDS encoding IS1634 family transposase; this translates as MREAFQLFGPVRSYVMGPAPVLARLIDELKWVEIIDEFVPRPDSKLSVGLRTKALLVNIGTNREALYRVEEFYAQRDVEVLLGSGVSADDLHDDALARALDALYDAGLEALYARIALHTLRRLRVLSDSNELIPIHADTTSLSMTGEYLDQTAFRIDRGFSKDHRPDLKQIVFGLCTVHGLGLCANVNPGNLDDHTWNFENIQQLLSQLDEETRKRSVYVADAALVTKDNLELLAEEDFHFISRLPGTYKLSEDLKRAAWEKENSWKEVGRLAEAEDSAHYRIQAFRRTLYGRTYRFVVVRSSSLDTRKERKLKEVLKREKAALEKAAKAMSQNVYSCEQDAQMAMQTFMHEHRATLHPISARICAEQVQAKRARRGRPRKDDPPPPVHTQYRVEVAILPPSEERVQQWREKEATFVLITDIRDDQRVSDEQILRLYKEQHEVEARFRYLKSPYHVGPIYLHKPTRVKAFGFVMLLSLLLYSVLEYLIREKMKRETEPLMLPGNRKSFRPTGLAILEMLDGVTTVHMQVGDTWQRVPATPHNPQIMRVLKLLNMDLSIYTEAQKTA
- the istB gene encoding IS21-like element helper ATPase IstB translates to MSEALLVAQVEEQLLDLGLKRAAAVLPACVEWAAGQEATYVAFLQRLLEAEQEERHSRAMQARLRLANFPFHKTLADFDFSFQPSVDERQIRELATLTFVQECGNVIFLGPPGVGKTHLAVALGMEAIRQRMSVYFVTMQKLVSDLRRAYQEGRLDRRLRVYTQPKILICDEVGYLPLDALDAANFFRLVSERYERGSLIITSNTSFTNWGTLFGDQVLAAALLDRLLHHATTVNIRGNSYRMKDKLRAGVTHAFSGTRDETNVCVGNESR
- a CDS encoding helix-turn-helix domain-containing protein, encoding MREDERMEIRQLYEAGVSISELARRFGYDRKTIRSALNSSLEEKQGERASRGERKKGSKLEPYKDYVKQRMQLGVSTLNEFCERFGSRAIPAVSPSSVSS